Proteins from a single region of Streptomyces spectabilis:
- a CDS encoding DUF6229 family protein, whose product MPQTRVQSAVLEAWLSGAESAYGQANPAGPLYVGGSAAEAALTDPSDSLYGFCSSPSGSHGSWCC is encoded by the coding sequence ATGCCCCAGACCCGTGTGCAGTCCGCCGTTCTCGAAGCGTGGCTGTCGGGCGCCGAGAGCGCGTACGGCCAGGCCAACCCCGCGGGGCCGCTCTACGTCGGCGGCAGCGCGGCCGAGGCCGCGCTGACCGACCCCAGTGACTCCCTGTACGGCTTCTGTTCCAGCCCGAGCGGGTCGCACGGCAGCTGGTGCTGCTGA
- a CDS encoding AfsR/SARP family transcriptional regulator gives MTARFAVLGNVEVLLDGRPLGIGHLRQRGVLAALLVDANRTVSVDQLADRVWADRPPQRFRSSLYSYLSRLRKALGQAGTTGAHIDKRPGGYRLTVDPSAVDLHRFRDLVAEARAAADDGHAAVLYDQALAHWQAEAFAGLDTPWFNALREALARERHAVDLDRADIALRQGRYGELLAALTTRADAHPLDERLAGQLLLALHGAGRTADALAHYRRLRERLADELGVDPGSPVRELHQRILTGDLPLTPPRLPPAAPPPVPRQLPASPGVFTGRDEELDRLTKTLGAAAADGRGGTVVISAIGGIGGVGKTWLAVRWAHENAHRFPDGQLYVNLRGFDPAAPPMPPPTAVRGFLDALGADPDSIPSDPDARAALYRSLVAERRMLIVLDNARDADQIRPLLPGSPSCTVLVTSRSRLTALVATHGARSLSLDVLGRDAAHRLLVSHLGLPRMAGEPAAVDALLDHCAGLPLALGIVAARAATQPDAPLAVLATELSRAADRLDALDAGDLTASLRAACEASYQALTPAAATLFALLGLAPGPDIAPAAAASLAALPEARTRVLLAELEAAHLVRQDRPGRYRTHDLIRLYAAEAARRRSERDVEAALDRLVDFHLHTAFAANRLLDGPNTPFMVRPEPPAPGCGPLRPADTAAALRWFDAEHACLLAVQSLALDTGRLPHVWQLAWTLISYHQGGYHLAEYLTAWRAALSAAERHGDAPAPRALAHWRYGHARALTGDHGAALDHIGLALTVAERTDDIAGQAHICRTLGRVWEQHGDDERALEHALRALALYQRLDNPVWQANQLNAVGWMHARLGRYPQAQTHCEHALRLYREHGRPADAASTLDSLGYIAHHTGRQQQAVEYYEQALALFRGYADSSNEADTLANLAETHRTLGNEGPARAAWQQALALYETQGREGQAERVRSLLSQGPS, from the coding sequence GTGACGGCGCGGTTCGCGGTGCTCGGAAACGTCGAGGTCCTGCTGGACGGCCGACCGCTCGGCATCGGGCACCTGCGCCAGCGCGGCGTGCTCGCGGCGCTCCTCGTGGACGCCAATCGCACCGTGTCCGTGGACCAACTCGCCGATCGCGTCTGGGCGGACCGGCCCCCGCAGCGGTTCCGGTCCTCCCTCTACAGCTATCTGTCCCGCCTGCGGAAGGCCCTGGGCCAGGCCGGGACGACCGGGGCGCACATCGACAAGCGGCCCGGCGGCTACCGGCTCACCGTCGATCCCTCGGCGGTGGACCTGCACCGCTTCCGGGACCTGGTGGCCGAGGCCCGGGCCGCGGCGGACGACGGACACGCCGCGGTCCTGTACGACCAGGCCCTCGCCCACTGGCAGGCGGAGGCGTTCGCCGGTCTGGACACGCCCTGGTTCAACGCCCTGCGCGAAGCCCTCGCCCGCGAGCGGCACGCGGTCGACCTGGACCGCGCCGACATCGCCCTTCGGCAAGGGCGTTACGGCGAACTCCTGGCCGCGCTCACCACGAGAGCCGACGCGCACCCGCTGGACGAGCGCCTCGCGGGCCAGCTCCTGCTCGCCCTGCACGGGGCGGGCAGGACGGCCGATGCCCTCGCCCACTACCGCCGCCTCAGGGAACGCCTCGCCGACGAGCTCGGCGTCGACCCGGGCAGCCCCGTGCGGGAACTGCACCAGCGGATCCTCACCGGCGACCTCCCCCTCACCCCGCCGCGCCTCCCGCCTGCCGCACCGCCGCCCGTGCCCCGCCAACTGCCCGCCTCACCAGGGGTGTTCACAGGGCGCGACGAGGAGCTCGACCGCCTCACCAAGACCCTGGGCGCCGCCGCGGCAGACGGCCGGGGCGGGACCGTGGTCATCTCCGCGATCGGCGGCATCGGCGGCGTCGGCAAGACGTGGCTCGCCGTGCGCTGGGCGCACGAGAACGCCCACCGCTTCCCGGACGGCCAGCTGTACGTGAACCTGCGCGGCTTCGACCCGGCGGCGCCGCCGATGCCCCCGCCCACCGCCGTCCGCGGCTTCCTCGACGCCCTCGGCGCCGACCCGGACAGCATCCCGTCGGACCCGGACGCGCGGGCCGCGCTCTACCGAAGCCTCGTCGCCGAACGCCGCATGCTGATCGTGCTGGACAACGCCCGCGACGCCGACCAGATCCGCCCGCTGCTGCCCGGCAGCCCCTCCTGCACGGTCCTGGTCACCAGCCGCAGTCGGTTGACCGCCTTGGTGGCCACGCACGGCGCCAGGTCGCTGTCGCTCGACGTCCTCGGCCGGGACGCGGCACACCGGCTTCTGGTCAGCCATCTCGGCCTGCCCCGGATGGCAGGCGAACCCGCCGCCGTGGACGCGCTCCTCGACCACTGCGCGGGCCTGCCGCTGGCTCTGGGCATCGTGGCCGCCCGCGCCGCCACCCAGCCCGACGCCCCGCTCGCCGTCCTGGCCACGGAACTGAGCCGGGCCGCCGACCGCCTCGACGCCCTGGACGCCGGTGACCTCACCGCCAGTCTGCGCGCCGCCTGCGAGGCCTCGTACCAAGCGCTCACTCCGGCGGCCGCGACCCTGTTCGCGCTCCTCGGCCTCGCCCCGGGACCGGACATCGCACCGGCCGCCGCGGCGAGCCTCGCGGCACTGCCCGAAGCCCGGACGCGCGTGCTCCTCGCCGAGTTGGAAGCCGCGCACCTGGTCCGCCAGGACCGCCCCGGCCGCTACCGGACGCACGACCTGATCCGGCTGTACGCCGCAGAGGCCGCCCGCCGGCGGTCCGAAAGGGACGTCGAGGCAGCCCTCGACCGTCTTGTCGACTTCCATCTGCACACCGCGTTCGCCGCCAACCGGCTCCTCGACGGGCCGAACACGCCGTTCATGGTCAGGCCGGAGCCCCCGGCCCCCGGCTGCGGCCCGCTGCGCCCGGCGGACACCGCCGCCGCGCTGCGGTGGTTCGACGCCGAACACGCCTGCCTGCTCGCCGTGCAGTCCCTCGCCCTGGACACCGGCCGCCTCCCGCACGTCTGGCAACTGGCCTGGACGCTCATCTCGTACCACCAGGGCGGCTACCACCTGGCCGAGTACCTCACCGCCTGGCGGGCCGCCCTCAGTGCCGCCGAGCGGCACGGCGACGCCCCCGCGCCCAGGGCCCTCGCCCACTGGCGCTACGGCCACGCCCGCGCCCTGACGGGCGACCACGGCGCGGCCCTCGACCACATCGGCCTTGCCCTCACCGTGGCCGAACGCACCGACGACATCGCGGGGCAGGCCCACATCTGCCGCACCCTCGGCCGCGTCTGGGAGCAGCACGGCGACGACGAGCGTGCCCTCGAACACGCCCTGCGCGCCCTCGCCCTCTACCAGCGCCTGGACAACCCCGTCTGGCAGGCCAACCAGCTCAACGCCGTCGGCTGGATGCACGCCCGGCTCGGCCGCTACCCGCAGGCACAGACCCACTGCGAGCACGCGCTGCGCCTCTACCGCGAGCACGGCCGCCCCGCCGACGCCGCCTCCACCCTCGACAGCCTCGGCTACATCGCCCACCACACGGGCCGACAGCAACAGGCCGTGGAGTACTACGAGCAGGCCCTGGCCCTCTTCCGCGGCTACGCGGACTCCTCGAACGAGGCCGACACCCTCGCCAACCTGGCCGAGACCCACCGCACCCTGGGCAACGAGGGCCCGGCCCGAGCGGCATGGCAGCAGGCCCTGGCCCTGTACGAGACCCAGGGCCGGGAGGGCCAGGCCGAGCGCGTGCGCTCCCTCCTGTCCCAAGGGCCGTCCTGA
- a CDS encoding methyltransferase: MSKTDVRAAEAADGELVVRLAFGSMAAQTLRAAVRLKVVELIGDGQRRAADLAADAGTAHQPMTRLLRALAGLGLLEEHAPDRFSLTPAGGLLDPEHPASLTSFVGMFTDPTLLRAWEHLDTSVRTGEVAFDTLFGTDFFSHLGHHPELSGQFNAAMSQAVAETAAALPHAFDFGRFTSVTDVGGGDGTLLASVLDAHPALTGVVFDTADGLAGTPRTLARHGLTDRCSVTAGDFFRSVPKGSDLYLIKSVLHDWTDDQAVTILRHCREVLPPGGRVLIVEPVLPEVVDIHADADVTDGGITYLTDLNMMVNVGGRERTRTDFEHVCHRAGLALTSVTPLAAAPPFSVIEAVAD, encoded by the coding sequence ATGTCGAAAACCGATGTCCGAGCGGCCGAGGCGGCCGACGGCGAACTGGTCGTCCGGCTCGCGTTCGGCAGCATGGCCGCGCAAACCCTGCGCGCGGCGGTCCGGTTGAAGGTGGTGGAACTCATCGGCGACGGACAGCGCCGGGCCGCGGACCTGGCCGCCGACGCGGGAACCGCACACCAGCCCATGACCCGGCTGCTGCGCGCCCTGGCCGGGCTCGGCCTGCTGGAGGAACACGCCCCCGACCGCTTCTCGCTGACTCCCGCGGGCGGGCTCCTCGACCCCGAACACCCCGCGTCCCTCACGTCCTTCGTGGGCATGTTCACCGACCCCACCCTGCTGCGCGCCTGGGAGCACCTGGACACCAGCGTCCGCACCGGCGAGGTCGCCTTCGACACCCTCTTCGGCACCGACTTCTTCAGTCACCTCGGCCACCACCCCGAACTGTCGGGGCAGTTCAACGCGGCGATGAGCCAGGCCGTCGCGGAGACCGCCGCCGCGCTGCCACACGCCTTCGACTTCGGCCGGTTCACCTCGGTCACGGACGTCGGCGGCGGTGACGGAACCCTCCTGGCAAGTGTCCTCGACGCCCATCCGGCCCTCACCGGAGTGGTGTTCGACACGGCGGATGGCCTGGCCGGGACGCCGAGGACGCTTGCACGGCACGGTCTGACGGACCGCTGCTCCGTGACCGCGGGGGATTTCTTCCGCTCGGTTCCCAAGGGCTCGGACCTCTATCTGATCAAGAGCGTCCTGCACGACTGGACGGACGACCAGGCGGTCACCATCCTGCGCCACTGCCGCGAGGTGCTGCCGCCCGGCGGACGCGTCCTGATCGTGGAGCCCGTCCTGCCCGAAGTCGTCGACATCCACGCCGATGCCGACGTGACCGACGGCGGGATCACCTATCTGACGGACCTCAACATGATGGTGAACGTGGGCGGCAGGGAACGCACCCGCACCGACTTCGAGCACGTGTGCCACCGTGCGGGCCTGGCCCTGACCTCGGTCACCCCGCTGGCGGCGGCCCCGCCCTTCTCCGTCATCGAGGCCGTGGCCGACTGA